TGGGAACCGACTCCATGAACAGGCTCATCCGGGCGGGTTGCAGGGCGAAGCTCAGCGGCTCTTTCGACCCGGCCGCGAGCTCGAACCGATCTTCGAACGGGAGAAACCCGTCCTTGGCGACTCGAACGGAATGCTCGCCCGCAGCAAGGCTCTCGACCGTGAGGGGAGATACTCCTTTGAGCGAACCATCGATCCACACATCGGCCCCCGGGGGACTCGTTTGGACCACCGCGTCCATCAGGACCTCGCGGTTGGGGAGCCACGCAAGCGAGCCCACGACGGCCAGGAGCGCGACGAGCCCCACGCCTGCGAGAGCTCGCGGGAGGCCACCCTGCCTCGAACGACTCTGTCGCTCGGTGATGCTGGCGGTGGACTCGTCGACCGCGGGACCTCCCAAGGGTGGAGATATCCCGACCGTCTCTGCTCCAAACGAGGACTCCGTCAGAGCCCCCCCTGAAGTCGATCCCGATGACGATACGCTTCCCAACTGCTCGAAGGCCTCGAGGTTGAGCGCCGCTACGAACTCCGAGAATGTTCCAAAACGCTCGTCGGGCTTCTTGGCGAGGGCGCGGGCGAACACGCCTTCATAGTCGCGCGGGAGCTTAGGATTGTAGTCCTGCGGCGGAACGGGCGGTGAGTGAACCACTTTGTAGACCACCGTCGTGACGTTGTCACCGGGGAAGGGTTTTCGTCCCGTGAGCATTTCGTAGGTCACGATCGACAGTGAGAACAGGTCCGACCGATAGGTCACTGGCTCACCGACGATCTGCTCGGGCGCCATGTAGGAGGGCGACCCGAGGAACTGCCCGGCCGTGGTCAGCACCGTCGATTCGAGGTGCGCCAGGCCGAAGTCGGTGACCACGGGGCGACCGTTACCCATGAGCATGATGTTCCCGGGCTTGATGTCGCGGTGGAAGACCCCCTTCCGGTGCGCGTACTCGAGCGCGTCGGCCACCGGAGAAACGATCTGGAGGGTCTCTTCGAGGCTGAGAGCACCCCGCTCCGAGATGACGCTCAGAAGACTCTTGCCGTCGAGATATTCCATGACGAAATAGTTCTCGCCGACGTCGAAGATGGTGATGATGTTGGGATGAGACAGCCCTCCCGCGGCGCGGGCTTCGCGCTGAAAGCGTTTCAGGTACTCTCCCGACTCGTCCTGGGCGAGGATCTCGTCTTTGATGGCCTTTATGGCAACGGTGCGATTGGCAAGCGGATCGAAGGCCTTGTAGACCCTTCCCATCGCACCCTGGCCGATTTCACCCTGGACCTCGTAGCGGCCAAACTGGTGTGGTGTCATGGCGCCCCCCCAAACCCCATCTATTTACGATAGCGGCCAATCGCGGACCTTGCAACCGCTCTGTCGACCTTGCGCGGGTACCCTGGAGCCGCTAGCATACCGGCCATCATGTCCCACTGGGCCGGACCGGGAGGCGTATCTTTTCGCGGGCTCCCCTCGATGAAGCGACTCGCGCGTCATCCACCCCACGTCTCTTTCGAGTTCTTTCCTCCGAAGACCCCCGCGGGGTGGAGGAAACTGAAGGAAACGGCGGGCCGTCTGGCCGAGTTCGAGCCCGATTTCGCCTCCGTGACTTTTGGCGCCGGCGGGAGCGGGAATATTCGGACCCTCGAAGCGGCGGTCGGAGTACGAGACGTCATGGGGGTGGACGTCGTGCCGCATATCACGTGCCTCGGTCTGACCCTGGAAGAGGTGGGGACTCACCTCGACAGCTTCGCCGCCGCGGGATTCCGGAGGGTGTTGGCGCTGCGCGGAGATGTCCCCTTGCTCGGCGAGCAGACCGCGGCCGTCGTTCCCATCCCTGCGGGAGGCTTTCGCTATGCGAACGAGCTCGTCTCGTTCGTCAGGGAACGGGGGGGCTTCCACATCCTCGTGTCCTGTTACCCCGAAGGGCACCCCGAAGCCTCTAGCTTCCGTAGCGACGTGGACAACTTCGTCAAGAAAGTGGAAGCGGGCGCCGACGCCGCGGTCACGCAGTATTTCTTCAACAATGCCGCGTATTTTCATTTCGTGGATGAGGTCAGAGACCGCGGAGTCGACATTCCGATCGTCGTCGGTCTGATGCCGATCGCGCCTTACGAGCAGGTGGCACGATTCTCGGAAAAGTGTGGAGCGGACCTGCCCCTCTGGATCCGCAAGCGCATGGAAGGTTATCAGGACGATCCCGACTCCCAGTTCGAGCTCGCCGTCGAGATTG
Above is a genomic segment from Vicinamibacteria bacterium containing:
- a CDS encoding TonB family protein, whose translation is MTPHQFGRYEVQGEIGQGAMGRVYKAFDPLANRTVAIKAIKDEILAQDESGEYLKRFQREARAAGGLSHPNIITIFDVGENYFVMEYLDGKSLLSVISERGALSLEETLQIVSPVADALEYAHRKGVFHRDIKPGNIMLMGNGRPVVTDFGLAHLESTVLTTAGQFLGSPSYMAPEQIVGEPVTYRSDLFSLSIVTYEMLTGRKPFPGDNVTTVVYKVVHSPPVPPQDYNPKLPRDYEGVFARALAKKPDERFGTFSEFVAALNLEAFEQLGSVSSSGSTSGGALTESSFGAETVGISPPLGGPAVDESTASITERQSRSRQGGLPRALAGVGLVALLAVVGSLAWLPNREVLMDAVVQTSPPGADVWIDGSLKGVSPLTVESLAAGEHSVRVAKDGFLPFEDRFELAAGSKEPLSFALQPARMSLFMESVPTGATVKVDGHSIGQTPIEDAQLEPGQHEIEVVNDGYASWDSVVVAQAGETVNLVAHLRLTAKPKDETPRASATRKTKPGDLIELGPGDPSPKRVSGEPPAYPAIARRLNQQGRVTVEFVLDENGVPTELQVIESAGEVLDAAVLESLSTWRYEPAQKDGVKVRVKMRVRQSFRLGSR
- the metF gene encoding methylenetetrahydrofolate reductase [NAD(P)H] — its product is MKRLARHPPHVSFEFFPPKTPAGWRKLKETAGRLAEFEPDFASVTFGAGGSGNIRTLEAAVGVRDVMGVDVVPHITCLGLTLEEVGTHLDSFAAAGFRRVLALRGDVPLLGEQTAAVVPIPAGGFRYANELVSFVRERGGFHILVSCYPEGHPEASSFRSDVDNFVKKVEAGADAAVTQYFFNNAAYFHFVDEVRDRGVDIPIVVGLMPIAPYEQVARFSEKCGADLPLWIRKRMEGYQDDPDSQFELAVEIAVNQAEELLRNGAPGIHFYTLNHPEATARICEHLRAQQVRHGIVWEDVALTDVEPPTAP